Proteins encoded in a region of the Stieleria neptunia genome:
- a CDS encoding DUF488 family protein, with product MHERTTLKKESQAIEVVAALVQEKPSVLVCMEAEPCQCHRLRLANSVASLTGLEIVNLRA from the coding sequence GTGCACGAGCGGACAACGCTGAAAAAGGAATCACAAGCGATTGAAGTGGTCGCCGCCTTAGTCCAAGAGAAGCCGAGCGTTTTGGTTTGCATGGAAGCGGAACCGTGTCAGTGCCATCGTTTGCGGTTGGCCAATTCCGTGGCATCGCTGACGGGATTGGAAATTGTGAATTTGAGGGCGTAG
- a CDS encoding sulfatase family protein: MKVTPLIVVLIVGLSLQQAWRPGGLRGEEATVRPNIVLMMADDMGMGDTSAYQDFTGNGDAVQVHTPQMERLAKMGVRMTDAHTPSSRCSPTRYGLMTGRYPWRNRLKYWVLFGSQGDPMIEADRPTIASMLRDQGYSTGMVGKWHVGLRYRRSDGSPAAGWSDADLRQPLFTTPLDHGFDFARFTSRSHGTSGPDAGRKNAKKRNGPKQSVGPGHIHGRTAIAATANGKQLATDGPDAYVLSALGSRHSDHAIEFLERHTQSGRSSSKPFFLYYPSNSNHGPYTPDQAIDGKPVAGAARTKSGDPMDARHDFIYENDVALGRLLDWLETTDDPRHAGRKLIETTLVIFTSDNGAEKNSDIATGPFRSHKGSIYEGGHRVPFLAAWAAGGIGDGDATTPGRTYHEPIGLQDLYATVAEIVAADLPDLARGEKGAEDSFSVLAALRGESIADRPPLLFNDHKEAKGDPAAVALRLDSPTIDGTTYDGQWKLFFDARLLRAGVANPYELYNLAVDQWETNDRIDDPTLEPLVHFMTDQALLHRTAGGHRVAQFATTERLTIEWQAGGDIANQVDGKSVAETVIDFGDTPLTMVMAAVGGDQAVAGDRAAAGPAFRVGAAGLGIRGGRPGKVDRHEAIEITFDRDVIVESAAIVAGQDGVCGGSYRVGEGAPLAIYCIDADLDAKDQSGLLSDIGVLKAGATLRLDSSPHYGVEAPGSWTLQNLTIRLIQP, translated from the coding sequence ATGAAAGTCACCCCATTGATTGTCGTCTTGATTGTCGGTCTGTCCCTTCAACAAGCCTGGCGCCCTGGGGGCCTGCGTGGTGAAGAGGCAACGGTTCGGCCGAACATTGTCTTGATGATGGCCGACGACATGGGAATGGGCGACACGAGTGCCTATCAAGATTTCACCGGCAACGGGGATGCCGTCCAAGTCCACACGCCACAGATGGAACGGTTGGCAAAGATGGGCGTGCGGATGACCGATGCCCACACGCCTTCATCGCGGTGTTCGCCGACACGCTATGGGTTGATGACCGGGCGCTATCCATGGCGCAATCGTCTGAAGTACTGGGTGCTGTTTGGTTCCCAGGGTGATCCGATGATCGAAGCGGACCGACCGACGATCGCATCGATGTTGCGCGACCAGGGCTACTCGACCGGGATGGTCGGCAAATGGCACGTGGGGCTGCGTTATCGGCGCAGCGACGGTTCACCGGCCGCCGGCTGGAGCGATGCCGACCTGCGCCAGCCTTTGTTCACGACGCCGCTGGATCACGGTTTTGATTTCGCCCGATTCACGTCGCGGTCGCATGGAACGTCTGGGCCCGATGCGGGCCGAAAAAATGCCAAGAAGCGAAACGGCCCCAAGCAAAGCGTCGGTCCGGGGCACATTCACGGCCGGACCGCGATCGCGGCAACGGCAAACGGAAAACAACTCGCCACCGACGGACCCGACGCGTACGTGTTGAGTGCCTTGGGCAGCCGTCACTCCGATCACGCCATCGAGTTTCTTGAGCGACACACGCAATCCGGCCGAAGCTCAAGCAAGCCGTTCTTTTTGTACTACCCGTCCAATTCCAATCACGGACCGTATACCCCGGACCAGGCGATCGATGGCAAACCGGTGGCGGGAGCGGCGCGGACGAAGTCGGGTGATCCGATGGACGCGCGGCACGATTTTATCTACGAGAACGACGTGGCGCTGGGGCGTTTGCTCGACTGGCTGGAAACGACCGATGATCCCCGGCACGCCGGCCGCAAGCTGATCGAGACCACGTTGGTGATCTTTACCAGCGACAACGGCGCGGAGAAGAACAGTGACATTGCGACCGGACCGTTTCGTTCACACAAGGGATCGATTTATGAAGGCGGCCACCGCGTGCCCTTCCTCGCCGCTTGGGCGGCCGGAGGCATCGGCGACGGTGATGCGACGACGCCGGGCCGGACGTATCACGAACCCATCGGGCTGCAAGATCTCTATGCAACCGTCGCTGAAATCGTCGCCGCCGATCTGCCCGACCTGGCCCGTGGTGAAAAAGGCGCCGAAGACAGCTTCAGCGTCCTGGCGGCACTCCGAGGCGAATCGATCGCCGACCGCCCGCCGCTGTTGTTCAACGATCACAAAGAAGCCAAGGGGGACCCGGCCGCGGTCGCCCTTCGTCTCGATTCGCCCACGATCGACGGAACAACCTATGACGGGCAGTGGAAGCTGTTTTTCGATGCCCGGTTGTTGCGAGCCGGAGTAGCCAATCCGTACGAACTGTACAACCTGGCGGTCGACCAGTGGGAAACGAATGATCGAATCGACGACCCGACGCTTGAACCGTTGGTCCATTTCATGACCGACCAAGCGTTGTTGCATCGCACTGCCGGCGGTCATCGCGTCGCACAGTTTGCGACCACCGAGCGGCTGACGATTGAATGGCAGGCCGGTGGGGACATTGCTAACCAGGTCGACGGGAAGTCGGTCGCCGAGACGGTGATCGACTTCGGTGACACGCCGTTGACGATGGTGATGGCAGCGGTGGGCGGCGATCAAGCCGTCGCGGGCGATCGCGCGGCCGCGGGCCCAGCGTTCCGCGTCGGTGCGGCCGGTTTAGGGATCCGCGGCGGCCGTCCGGGCAAGGTCGATCGGCACGAAGCCATCGAGATCACGTTTGATCGGGATGTGATCGTTGAATCCGCCGCGATCGTGGCCGGCCAAGACGGCGTCTGCGGCGGGTCTTACCGAGTCGGCGAAGGGGCGCCCTTGGCCATTTACTGCATCGACGCCGATCTGGACGCCAAGGACCAAAGTGGCTTGCTAAGCGACATCGGGGTACTCAAGGCCGGAGCGACGTTGCGCCTGGACAGCAGCCCGCACTACGGCGTGGAAGCCCCCGGAAGCTGGACTCTGCAAAACCTGACCATTCGGCTGATCCAACCGTAG
- a CDS encoding HpcH/HpaI aldolase family protein: MRKSKTLARLRNGEAIRTCVLGHYIPAYVCHAARAGYDCLWLDLEHRALTIHETQALLAFSHLYDIDVMLRPPTLEKTGLYRYLEDGATGLLIPHVSTAEKAQTLVDAVKFPPLGDRGIDNAGLDADFQIHDPDHYAQWANRETFLCVQIETPEGVRNVESIAAIEGVEMIFVGPGDLGLRLRQSGEMTIDEAWDAVAAACKKHGVAFGGPTMELDEMKKRRDLGAQLLVNSSEFGHFSKGLREDIRQYEELR; encoded by the coding sequence ATGAGAAAAAGCAAAACACTGGCACGTCTCCGCAATGGAGAAGCCATTCGAACCTGCGTGCTGGGACACTATATCCCCGCCTATGTCTGTCATGCCGCGCGGGCCGGGTACGATTGCCTTTGGCTGGACCTGGAACACCGTGCGTTGACGATTCATGAAACCCAAGCGCTGCTGGCGTTTTCGCACTTGTACGACATCGACGTCATGCTGCGACCGCCGACGCTGGAAAAAACGGGGCTCTATCGGTATTTGGAAGACGGCGCGACGGGCTTGCTGATCCCACATGTCTCGACGGCCGAAAAGGCCCAAACGCTGGTCGACGCGGTCAAGTTTCCGCCGCTGGGCGATCGCGGGATCGACAACGCCGGACTGGACGCTGATTTCCAAATTCATGATCCCGACCACTACGCCCAGTGGGCCAACCGCGAGACGTTTCTGTGCGTTCAAATTGAAACGCCCGAGGGGGTTCGCAACGTCGAATCGATCGCCGCGATCGAGGGCGTGGAGATGATCTTTGTCGGTCCCGGCGACCTGGGGCTGCGTCTGCGCCAATCCGGCGAAATGACGATCGACGAAGCCTGGGATGCCGTCGCCGCGGCCTGCAAAAAGCATGGCGTCGCGTTCGGCGGCCCGACGATGGAGCTGGACGAAATGAAAAAGCGGCGTGACCTCGGTGCCCAGTTGCTGGTCAACAGCAGCGAGTTCGGACATTTCTCCAAAGGTCTTCGTGAAGACATCCGGCAATACGAGGAGCTCCGCTGA
- a CDS encoding N-formylglutamate amidohydrolase gives MTRKLVDHQHTSMDLISFANSDRAYVVTCEHGGNQVPHDFADAFGRGDAKAWLASHRGHDPGSLAAARQLAESLRVDRISSTTTRLLVDLNRSLDHESLFSKFTRDLADDRKRLILDRYYHPYRNAVGNAIDAIVDRGQTAIHFSVHTFTPRIAGVWRPIDLGLLFDPDAAGEAEYCRQWRQRLLERSPKRRILMNEPYAGTADGLTTALRKRYDSRRYFGIEIEINNRFFKRSPEHQRRVVDELLAAGRERPVD, from the coding sequence GTGACACGCAAGCTGGTCGATCACCAACACACGTCAATGGATTTGATTTCCTTTGCAAACTCGGACCGGGCATATGTGGTGACGTGCGAACACGGTGGCAATCAGGTTCCCCACGACTTTGCCGATGCGTTCGGTCGCGGCGATGCGAAAGCCTGGCTGGCCAGTCATCGCGGCCACGATCCGGGATCCCTTGCGGCCGCCCGGCAACTGGCTGAATCTCTAAGGGTCGATCGAATCTCATCGACCACCACACGCTTGTTGGTTGATTTGAACCGATCGCTTGACCACGAGTCGCTGTTTTCCAAATTCACTCGCGACCTTGCCGACGATCGGAAACGTTTGATTTTGGACCGGTATTATCACCCGTATCGAAATGCGGTCGGAAACGCGATCGATGCGATCGTCGATCGGGGACAGACGGCCATCCACTTTTCCGTCCACACCTTTACGCCTCGGATCGCGGGCGTGTGGCGACCGATCGATCTCGGGTTGTTGTTTGACCCCGATGCCGCCGGCGAAGCGGAGTACTGTCGGCAGTGGCGCCAGCGGTTGCTCGAGCGTTCTCCGAAACGGAGAATCCTGATGAATGAACCTTACGCGGGAACCGCCGACGGGCTGACGACGGCGCTGCGGAAACGATACGATTCGCGGCGATACTTTGGCATTGAGATTGAGATCAACAACCGATTTTTCAAACGGTCCCCCGAACACCAGCGGCGAGTCGTCGATGAACTGTTAGCGGCAGGGCGCGAGCGGCCTGTCGATTGA
- a CDS encoding glutamate-cysteine ligase family protein, giving the protein MADRLKLFDAYGIELEYMLVDRGSLAVRPVADVLLASLAGGELTSEYESGPITWSNELALHVIELKTTEPANKIRPLPSRFEKAIRDLGPTLDALNVRLMPTAMHPWMDPVVETALWPHQYHEIYDAYDKIFDCHSHGWANVQSVHLNLPFADDQEFARLHAAVRLVLPLLPALAASSPVVGGSYTGQLDSRMKFYGDHCSRVPSLVGDLIPEPIYDQGTYQAEILDRLFADIRPHAAGGALLGEFLNARGAIARFDRGSIELRVMDVQEYPGADIAICAAVVALLKELVAESWSSLHQQQTVSTELLRGILDQVSERAEHAKIESPDYLKLFGYSRSSCRAGDLWAFLLDRMKRHDEVLDSLFAPLQVITDRGTLATRICAALGKKFTLDDLKDVYDEVADSLDHWEPFQP; this is encoded by the coding sequence ATGGCAGACCGATTGAAACTGTTCGATGCCTATGGCATCGAATTGGAATACATGCTGGTCGATCGCGGCTCGCTCGCCGTGCGTCCGGTCGCCGATGTGTTGTTGGCGTCGCTGGCCGGCGGTGAATTGACGTCGGAGTATGAATCCGGACCGATCACCTGGTCCAACGAGTTGGCCTTGCACGTCATCGAGCTGAAGACGACCGAGCCGGCGAACAAGATTCGTCCGTTGCCGTCACGGTTTGAAAAAGCGATCCGCGATCTCGGCCCCACCCTGGACGCGTTGAACGTGCGGTTGATGCCGACGGCGATGCATCCCTGGATGGATCCCGTCGTCGAAACCGCGCTGTGGCCGCATCAGTATCACGAAATCTACGACGCCTACGACAAAATCTTTGATTGCCACAGCCATGGCTGGGCGAATGTTCAAAGCGTTCACCTGAATCTGCCGTTTGCCGACGACCAGGAATTTGCACGGCTGCATGCCGCCGTGCGATTGGTGCTTCCGCTGCTGCCGGCGTTGGCGGCCAGTTCACCGGTGGTGGGAGGCAGTTATACCGGCCAACTCGATTCCCGGATGAAGTTTTATGGCGATCACTGCAGCAGGGTGCCGTCGTTGGTCGGCGATTTGATTCCCGAGCCGATCTACGACCAGGGCACGTATCAGGCGGAGATTCTGGATCGTCTTTTCGCGGACATTCGTCCTCATGCTGCCGGCGGGGCGTTGCTCGGCGAGTTTCTCAATGCGCGGGGAGCGATCGCCCGATTTGACCGGGGCTCGATCGAGTTGCGCGTGATGGATGTGCAGGAGTATCCGGGTGCCGACATCGCGATCTGCGCCGCGGTCGTCGCGTTGCTGAAAGAGCTCGTCGCTGAGTCTTGGTCGTCTTTACACCAGCAACAAACCGTCTCGACCGAGTTGCTCCGCGGCATTCTTGATCAGGTTAGCGAGCGAGCCGAACACGCCAAAATCGAATCGCCCGACTATTTGAAGCTGTTCGGCTACTCCCGATCCAGTTGCCGGGCCGGTGATTTGTGGGCGTTCCTGCTTGACCGGATGAAGCGACACGATGAAGTCCTGGACAGTCTGTTCGCACCGTTGCAGGTGATCACCGACCGGGGGACCCTGGCGACACGCATCTGTGCGGCGTTGGGCAAGAAATTTACGTTGGACGACTTGAAGGACGTCTACGACGAAGTCGCCGATTCGCTGGACCACTGGGAACCCTTCCAGCCGTGA
- a CDS encoding RimK family protein: protein MLVAETADDWLGRFEGVQTIDPGEFLSSPNGSTPRGARVYNLCRSYAYQSLGYYVSLLAEARGQRAVPDVVTIQDLRGTAAVRLIPQHLEELIQKSLQSLTTDSFVLSVYFGENVAKKHGRLAKELYALFQAPLLRFKFTRGSKWRLRGASAIALNDVPKHHRQFVADAAQRHFTRRSTVRTKRQVTRYDMAILHDPKEGDLAPSDEAALKKMVKAAAKEGIAAELITREDTGRLLEFDALFIRETTAVNHHTYRTARRAQAAGMVVIDDPLSILRCSNKVYLAELLNRAKIPTPRTIVAHRGNADEVAGQLSFPCVLKRPDSAFSQGVVKAENADDLKRRLDEFFSDSELLIAQEYMRTDFDWRIGILDQRAVFACKYHMARGHWQIANHGSKGTKPKFGKCETLPVETAPRKAVAVALKAANLIGNGLYGVDVKESDGQFYVIEVNDNPNLDSGIEDAVLRDELYRRIMESFTRRIEIQKQLANAR, encoded by the coding sequence GTGCTTGTCGCCGAAACCGCCGACGATTGGCTGGGACGGTTCGAAGGCGTTCAAACGATTGACCCGGGCGAGTTCCTGTCCAGCCCCAACGGATCCACTCCACGCGGGGCCAGGGTTTACAACCTGTGCCGATCGTACGCCTACCAAAGCCTGGGTTATTACGTGTCGCTGTTGGCCGAGGCGCGGGGGCAACGCGCGGTGCCCGATGTCGTCACGATCCAAGACTTGCGTGGTACCGCTGCGGTCCGGCTGATCCCGCAGCATCTGGAGGAGTTGATTCAAAAGTCGCTGCAATCGTTGACGACCGACAGCTTTGTGCTGAGCGTGTATTTCGGCGAAAACGTCGCCAAAAAGCACGGCCGGCTGGCCAAAGAGTTATACGCGTTGTTTCAAGCTCCGTTGTTGCGATTCAAGTTCACCCGAGGCAGCAAGTGGCGGTTGCGTGGCGCGTCGGCGATCGCATTGAATGATGTGCCCAAGCACCACCGTCAATTCGTTGCCGATGCGGCACAGCGGCACTTCACCCGCCGGAGCACCGTTCGCACGAAGCGTCAAGTGACACGCTACGACATGGCGATCTTGCATGATCCGAAAGAAGGCGATCTGGCGCCCTCGGACGAAGCCGCACTGAAAAAGATGGTCAAAGCCGCGGCGAAAGAAGGCATCGCGGCGGAGTTGATCACGCGGGAAGACACAGGCCGGTTGCTGGAGTTTGACGCGTTGTTCATTCGCGAAACGACCGCGGTCAACCATCACACCTACCGCACCGCGAGACGTGCCCAGGCAGCGGGGATGGTCGTGATCGACGATCCGCTCTCGATCCTGCGTTGTTCCAACAAGGTCTACCTGGCCGAATTGCTCAACCGAGCCAAAATACCGACGCCGCGAACGATCGTGGCGCATCGCGGTAACGCCGACGAAGTCGCCGGGCAGCTCAGTTTTCCGTGTGTGCTGAAACGTCCCGACAGCGCGTTTTCCCAAGGCGTCGTCAAAGCGGAAAACGCCGACGATTTGAAGCGTCGGCTGGACGAGTTCTTTTCGGATTCGGAGCTGTTGATCGCCCAAGAATACATGCGAACCGACTTTGATTGGCGGATCGGGATCCTCGATCAGCGCGCCGTGTTCGCTTGCAAGTACCACATGGCGCGGGGGCATTGGCAGATCGCCAATCACGGCTCCAAGGGTACCAAGCCTAAATTCGGCAAGTGTGAAACGTTGCCCGTCGAAACCGCCCCGCGCAAGGCAGTCGCGGTCGCGTTGAAAGCCGCCAACTTGATCGGCAACGGTCTGTACGGCGTCGATGTCAAGGAATCCGATGGCCAGTTCTATGTCATCGAAGTCAACGACAATCCGAACCTTGATTCGGGAATCGAAGATGCCGTGCTCCGCGACGAACTTTATCGTCGGATCATGGAGTCCTTCACGCGACGCATCGAAATTCAAAAGCAATTAGCCAACGCGAGATAA
- a CDS encoding cysteine peptidase family C39 domain-containing protein yields MKHALHLEIQPQPDDSSCGPTCLAAVYAYWNDPVEIGQLIRETGGGNGSGTLAVQLGCHALGRGYDTEITTYNLHLFDPSWFDPISGSADADRLSRKLNRQLQAKRDRKDIDVKRFEVATGYYLQYLRLGGRVRMQRLDDHLITKTLTAGVPILCGLSATYLYQESRERPQPLDADGRSSVADDIVGDPVGHFVVLHGYDRRSGNVLIADPLHPNPFAPTNNYLAPLSQVTSAILLGIVTYDANLLTLEPVASSERNLN; encoded by the coding sequence ATGAAACATGCGTTGCATCTCGAAATCCAACCCCAGCCCGACGATTCAAGTTGTGGTCCGACGTGCCTTGCTGCCGTCTACGCCTACTGGAACGATCCCGTCGAAATTGGTCAGCTGATCCGAGAAACGGGCGGCGGAAACGGGTCGGGAACGTTGGCGGTTCAATTGGGTTGTCACGCGCTCGGGCGAGGCTACGACACCGAGATCACGACGTACAATTTGCATCTGTTTGATCCGTCGTGGTTCGACCCGATCAGCGGTTCGGCCGACGCCGATCGATTGTCCCGAAAGCTGAATCGGCAACTGCAGGCCAAACGCGATCGCAAGGACATCGATGTGAAGCGTTTTGAAGTCGCGACGGGATACTACTTGCAATACCTCCGTCTGGGCGGTCGCGTGCGGATGCAACGCCTGGACGATCATTTGATCACGAAAACGTTGACCGCCGGCGTCCCGATTCTGTGTGGTTTGAGTGCGACCTATCTGTATCAGGAATCACGCGAGCGGCCACAACCGCTGGATGCGGACGGACGCAGCAGCGTTGCCGACGACATCGTCGGCGACCCGGTCGGGCACTTTGTGGTGTTGCACGGATACGATCGCCGATCGGGCAATGTTTTGATTGCCGATCCGTTGCACCCCAATCCGTTCGCACCGACGAACAATTACTTGGCACCGTTGTCGCAAGTCACGTCGGCCATCCTGCTAGGCATTGTCACCTACGATGCCAATTTGCTGACCTTGGAACCCGTTGCGTCATCAGAAAGGAATTTGAATTGA